Proteins encoded within one genomic window of Tidjanibacter massiliensis:
- a CDS encoding WbqC family protein produces MKTILPLTYLGSTEYFRCLYDGTCVIDLYEHYVKQSYRNRCDILTAGGPASLTVHVVKGGSIRKRPVCDMRIDYSKRWQHQHWMSILSAYRNSPYFDHYRDRFEPFYNREFTFLADWNIALLETVTGILGTPPALRFSDSYIEADTDDRDLRPAFEPLRANGRTTAGGVYEQVFADRFPFVPNLSVIDLLFCEGPAAKAFLTQP; encoded by the coding sequence ATGAAGACGATATTGCCGCTGACATACCTCGGCAGCACGGAATACTTCCGCTGCCTCTACGACGGAACGTGCGTGATAGACCTCTACGAGCACTACGTGAAACAGAGTTACCGCAACCGCTGCGACATCCTGACGGCCGGGGGCCCCGCGTCGCTCACCGTCCACGTCGTCAAGGGAGGCAGCATCCGCAAGCGGCCCGTGTGCGACATGCGCATCGACTACTCCAAACGCTGGCAGCACCAGCACTGGATGTCCATTCTCTCCGCCTACAGGAATTCCCCCTACTTCGACCATTACCGCGACCGTTTCGAACCCTTTTACAACCGGGAGTTCACTTTCCTGGCCGACTGGAACATCGCCCTGCTGGAGACCGTCACCGGAATACTCGGCACTCCGCCGGCGCTCCGCTTCAGCGACTCCTACATCGAGGCCGACACGGACGACCGCGACCTGCGCCCCGCCTTCGAACCGCTCCGGGCCAACGGGCGCACCACGGCAGGCGGCGTATACGAACAGGTCTTCGCCGACCGCTTCCCCTTCGTTCCGAACCTCTCCGTCATCGACCTGCTCTTCTGCGAAGGCCCTGCGGCGAAAGCGTTCCTCACGCAGCCCTGA
- the ispG gene encoding (E)-4-hydroxy-3-methylbut-2-enyl-diphosphate synthase, giving the protein MDDEKKERLRRAWAEATAGNRRRSREVKIGSVAIGAGHPVAVQSMTDRNTNDTEACIAQTGRIRQAGGRIVRLTTQGLREAESMRIIAAEVRRRWPDTALVADVHFVPQVADAVAAFADKVRINPGNYNDRGGSFEALLEKCRRSGAALRIGVNHGSLSPKMVGLYGDTPEGMVESAMEYLRICRREGFDRGVISMKSSNTRVMVHAYRMLVAAMHLEGMDYPLHLGVTEAGSGLEGRIKSAVGIGALLADGVGDTIRVSLTEPPENEIPAAQAITAHFAAATASEGTFRRGQEALREPFAYSRRLTASVGRIGGDNPPLLRSELLADEADALHDGRIAVIEAVGPHPVEEWREAIVRMDAAGDRRPVILKRTYPSCDRTELAMQAAADFGVMFIDGLADGIWIESAAGTPQADTDSIALDILQASRARMSKTEFISCPGCGRTLYALQDTLAVVKERLSHLKGLKIAVMGCIVNGPGEMADADYGYVGAAPGRITLYRGKEPVRRNIPQEDALDALIALLRSDGRWTEPE; this is encoded by the coding sequence ATGGACGACGAAAAGAAAGAGAGGCTTAGGCGGGCCTGGGCGGAAGCGACAGCAGGAAACAGGCGCCGGAGCCGGGAGGTAAAGATAGGCAGCGTCGCCATCGGCGCCGGCCATCCGGTGGCCGTACAGTCGATGACCGACCGCAATACGAACGATACCGAAGCCTGCATCGCGCAGACCGGACGTATCCGGCAGGCCGGAGGCCGTATCGTGCGGCTCACCACGCAGGGGCTCCGGGAAGCGGAGAGCATGCGTATCATTGCAGCCGAGGTACGCCGCCGGTGGCCCGATACCGCACTGGTGGCCGACGTGCACTTCGTTCCCCAGGTGGCCGACGCCGTAGCAGCGTTCGCGGACAAAGTGCGGATAAATCCCGGCAACTACAACGACCGCGGCGGCAGCTTCGAGGCGCTGTTGGAGAAGTGCCGCCGAAGCGGTGCCGCCCTGCGCATCGGCGTGAACCACGGTTCGCTCTCGCCCAAGATGGTAGGACTCTACGGCGATACGCCGGAAGGCATGGTGGAGTCGGCCATGGAGTACCTGCGCATATGCCGGCGGGAGGGGTTCGACCGGGGGGTCATCTCCATGAAGTCGAGCAACACCCGCGTCATGGTACACGCCTACCGGATGCTCGTGGCCGCAATGCACCTCGAAGGGATGGACTATCCCCTCCACCTCGGGGTGACGGAAGCGGGCAGCGGACTGGAAGGACGCATCAAATCGGCCGTCGGCATCGGGGCGCTGCTGGCCGACGGCGTGGGCGACACGATACGCGTTTCGCTGACCGAACCGCCTGAAAACGAGATTCCCGCCGCACAGGCCATTACGGCCCACTTCGCGGCCGCAACGGCTTCCGAAGGCACGTTCCGCAGGGGACAGGAGGCCCTGCGGGAACCGTTCGCCTATTCGCGCCGCCTTACCGCATCCGTCGGCCGGATAGGCGGGGACAATCCCCCCCTGCTCCGGTCGGAACTGCTGGCCGACGAAGCCGACGCCCTGCACGACGGACGCATTGCCGTCATCGAGGCCGTGGGACCGCATCCCGTCGAGGAGTGGCGCGAGGCGATAGTCCGCATGGACGCCGCCGGCGACCGCCGTCCGGTCATCCTCAAGCGTACCTATCCGTCCTGCGACCGGACGGAACTCGCCATGCAGGCCGCAGCGGACTTCGGCGTTATGTTCATCGACGGACTGGCCGACGGCATCTGGATAGAAAGCGCGGCAGGAACGCCGCAGGCCGACACCGACAGCATAGCCCTCGACATTCTCCAGGCTTCGCGGGCCCGGATGAGCAAAACGGAATTTATCTCGTGCCCCGGGTGCGGCCGGACGCTCTATGCCCTGCAGGATACGCTCGCCGTCGTCAAAGAGCGCCTTTCGCATCTGAAGGGGCTGAAAATCGCCGTCATGGGCTGCATCGTGAACGGTCCCGGCGAGATGGCCGACGCGGATTACGGTTACGTGGGAGCCGCACCGGGCCGGATAACCCTCTACCGCGGCAAGGAGCCCGTCCGGCGCAACATTCCGCAGGAGGATGCGCTCGACGCGCTCATCGCGCTGCTCCGGTCGGACGGCCGCTGGACGGAACCGGAATAG
- the recG gene encoding ATP-dependent DNA helicase RecG — protein MATVLDYDIKFLPGVGEKRAGVLARELGIRTFGDLLYYFPFRYVDRTKLFRIGDIGPDAPAYIQVRARVTGMAYEGEGRKRRLRVFVSDGSGTADLVWFSGTKWIEKRIEAGREYIVFGRPALFRGELSFVHPEIDLVEALVNRPGGGLQGVYSTTEKLSGVQLGSKGIYKLVCNLWEQVQGHITETLPPSVVAAHGLLPLGEALRNIHFPQSQELLRQAEYRLKFEELLGIQLAILSRRVTRTTAADGFFFPRVGEFFNGFYRTKLPFELTGAQKRVVKEIRADTVTGHQMNRLLQGDVGSGKTLVALMAMLLAADNGFQACMMVPTEILARQHFASITKMVEGVGVRVAVLTGSTKKRERDGILEELASGGLHILIGTHALIEERVKFDNLGLVVIDEQHRFGVEQRARMWTKNSRPPHVLVMTATPIPRTLAMTLYGDLDVSVIDELPPGRKPILTRHLYDSQRMKLFGFLRSEIARGRQVYVVYPLIKESEKMDYKDLYDGFETMSREFPLPQYRLSVVHGKLPAEEKEEGMRAFREGTTQIMVATSVIEVGVDVPNATVMVIESAERFGLSQLHQLRGRVGRGGEQSYCILMSDDRLSREARARLDAMVETNDGFRLSELDLKLRGAGDIGGTQQSGTAFELKIASLAKDAAVVEYARRAAEEILAADPSLTLPENALLARLKGRYVNRGETDFGMIS, from the coding sequence ATGGCTACCGTACTCGATTACGATATAAAATTCCTGCCCGGCGTGGGGGAGAAGCGCGCGGGGGTGCTCGCACGCGAGCTGGGTATCCGTACGTTCGGCGACCTGCTCTACTATTTCCCGTTCCGGTACGTCGACCGCACGAAACTTTTCCGCATAGGCGATATCGGGCCCGATGCGCCCGCCTATATTCAGGTGCGGGCCCGTGTGACCGGGATGGCTTACGAAGGGGAGGGGCGCAAACGGCGGTTGCGCGTCTTCGTTTCGGACGGTTCGGGCACGGCCGATTTGGTGTGGTTCAGCGGTACGAAGTGGATAGAGAAACGCATCGAGGCGGGGCGCGAATACATCGTTTTCGGGCGGCCAGCACTGTTCCGCGGCGAACTCTCCTTCGTCCATCCGGAAATCGACCTCGTCGAAGCATTGGTGAACCGGCCGGGCGGCGGGCTGCAGGGAGTGTACAGCACTACCGAGAAGCTCTCCGGTGTCCAGCTCGGTTCCAAGGGGATTTACAAGCTCGTCTGCAATCTGTGGGAACAGGTGCAGGGGCATATTACCGAGACGCTGCCGCCGTCGGTAGTCGCCGCCCACGGTCTGCTGCCGCTGGGGGAGGCGCTCCGCAATATCCATTTTCCGCAGTCGCAGGAGCTGCTCCGGCAGGCGGAGTACCGCCTCAAGTTCGAGGAGCTGCTGGGTATCCAGCTCGCTATTTTGTCGCGGCGCGTCACCCGTACCACTGCAGCCGATGGCTTCTTTTTTCCCCGCGTGGGGGAGTTTTTTAATGGGTTTTACCGGACGAAGCTCCCCTTCGAGCTGACCGGAGCCCAGAAACGGGTGGTAAAGGAGATACGGGCCGATACGGTCACGGGGCACCAGATGAACCGTCTCCTGCAGGGCGACGTGGGGAGCGGCAAGACGCTGGTGGCGCTTATGGCCATGCTGTTGGCTGCCGACAACGGTTTTCAGGCCTGCATGATGGTACCCACGGAGATACTGGCCCGCCAGCATTTCGCCTCGATAACGAAGATGGTCGAGGGGGTGGGCGTGCGGGTGGCGGTGCTGACCGGTTCGACGAAGAAACGGGAGCGCGACGGGATACTCGAAGAGCTCGCTTCCGGAGGACTCCACATTCTTATCGGTACCCATGCGCTTATCGAGGAGCGCGTGAAGTTCGACAACCTCGGGTTGGTGGTCATAGACGAACAGCACCGTTTCGGCGTGGAGCAGCGGGCACGGATGTGGACGAAGAACAGCCGACCGCCCCACGTACTCGTGATGACGGCAACACCCATTCCGCGCACGCTGGCGATGACACTCTATGGCGACCTCGACGTTTCGGTGATAGACGAGCTTCCGCCCGGCCGTAAGCCCATCCTTACCCGGCACCTGTACGATTCCCAGCGCATGAAGCTTTTCGGTTTCTTGCGCAGTGAGATAGCCCGCGGTCGGCAGGTCTATGTGGTCTATCCGCTCATTAAGGAGTCCGAGAAGATGGATTACAAGGATTTGTACGACGGGTTCGAGACGATGTCGCGGGAGTTTCCCCTGCCGCAGTACCGGCTGTCGGTCGTTCACGGCAAACTGCCGGCCGAGGAGAAGGAGGAGGGCATGAGGGCGTTTCGCGAAGGGACGACGCAGATAATGGTCGCCACGTCGGTCATTGAGGTCGGCGTGGATGTGCCGAACGCCACGGTGATGGTGATAGAGAGTGCCGAGCGTTTCGGACTCTCCCAGTTGCACCAGCTTCGCGGTCGTGTCGGGCGCGGCGGAGAGCAGTCCTATTGCATCCTGATGAGCGATGACCGGCTCTCGCGCGAGGCGCGGGCACGGCTCGACGCCATGGTGGAGACGAACGACGGTTTTCGTCTGTCCGAGCTTGACCTCAAACTCCGCGGTGCGGGTGACATAGGGGGGACCCAGCAGAGCGGCACGGCTTTTGAACTCAAAATCGCATCGCTGGCCAAAGATGCGGCGGTGGTGGAGTATGCGCGGCGTGCGGCGGAAGAGATATTGGCTGCCGACCCTTCGCTGACCCTGCCGGAGAATGCCCTGCTGGCCAGGCTGAAGGGGCGGTACGTGAACCGGGGAGAGACGGATTTCGGGATGATTTCGTGA
- a CDS encoding DUF3108 domain-containing protein has protein sequence MITGMIGKIAMFAAVVFCWMTGRAQDDRTTPAFGGGERLVYTVSYRAAMWPNTDMGTVVLTVDEDEADGVPALRISARATVKGMFSWFYKLDDRYHSWLRSSDMRPVKAEAELLEGDYRFSSAFVYDWDEGVSYNAFRDHRNPEATEVAVELAGEAMDGISLFYTLRMHDIAAYEPGQSKTLALLLKDTVRFIKYTYHGREVREVRGLGRVNTLKFSCQLVNDVADSFEEGSEFFVWISDDGNKVPVFLESPLRVGSVRARLVEYGGLMYDSGAL, from the coding sequence ATGATTACCGGAATGATAGGGAAAATAGCGATGTTTGCGGCGGTCGTCTTCTGCTGGATGACCGGCCGGGCGCAGGATGACCGGACGACTCCCGCCTTCGGCGGCGGGGAGCGGTTGGTCTATACGGTGAGTTACCGGGCCGCCATGTGGCCGAATACGGATATGGGTACCGTCGTATTGACCGTGGACGAGGATGAGGCGGACGGTGTACCCGCTTTGCGGATAAGTGCCCGAGCCACCGTCAAGGGCATGTTCAGTTGGTTCTATAAGCTCGACGACCGTTACCACAGTTGGCTGCGCAGTTCGGATATGCGGCCGGTGAAGGCCGAGGCTGAACTGTTGGAGGGGGATTACCGCTTTTCGAGCGCTTTCGTCTATGATTGGGACGAAGGTGTCTCCTACAATGCTTTCCGCGACCACCGGAACCCGGAGGCTACAGAGGTCGCCGTGGAGCTCGCGGGCGAGGCGATGGACGGCATATCGCTCTTTTATACGCTCCGGATGCACGATATAGCGGCGTACGAACCGGGGCAGTCGAAAACGCTCGCCCTGCTGCTGAAAGATACCGTACGATTCATCAAATATACCTATCATGGCCGGGAGGTCAGGGAAGTACGGGGGCTCGGCAGGGTCAATACGCTGAAATTCTCCTGCCAGCTTGTGAACGATGTGGCCGACAGTTTCGAGGAGGGCAGCGAGTTCTTCGTATGGATATCGGACGACGGCAACAAGGTTCCGGTTTTCCTCGAATCGCCGCTGAGGGTGGGAAGTGTCCGGGCCCGTCTGGTAGAATACGGGGGACTGATGTACGATTCGGGGGCGCTTTGA
- a CDS encoding DUF2147 domain-containing protein, whose translation MNRFITMLLLATAVCTTTGSVSAQEADRILGIYKVEGETTHELSKVRIYKTGDTYEARIIWLEHPNDEAGNPRLDLLNPDPALRSGRADAIVLVRGLRYDAKKERWTGGTIYNPVDGKVYDVQAEFDGPQELRVRGYIGKPMFGRDLVWEKLE comes from the coding sequence ATGAACAGGTTCATCACAATGCTTCTGCTCGCTACGGCAGTATGCACCACAACCGGAAGCGTTTCGGCACAGGAGGCCGACAGAATTCTCGGTATCTACAAAGTGGAGGGAGAGACCACGCACGAACTCTCCAAGGTACGGATATACAAGACGGGCGACACCTACGAGGCACGCATCATCTGGCTCGAACATCCCAACGACGAAGCGGGGAATCCCCGGCTCGACCTGCTCAATCCCGACCCGGCATTGCGGAGCGGCCGTGCCGACGCCATTGTACTCGTGCGCGGTCTGCGTTACGATGCGAAAAAGGAGCGATGGACGGGCGGTACGATATACAACCCCGTCGATGGCAAAGTGTACGACGTACAGGCGGAATTCGATGGTCCGCAGGAGCTCCGGGTCAGGGGGTATATCGGAAAGCCCATGTTCGGCAGAGACCTCGTCTGGGAAAAGCTGGAGTAA
- a CDS encoding lipoprotein signal peptidase: MRCKPSTNTKLTLFIVLLLVIDQAVKFTVKLNMELYQSIPVFGNWFIIHFIENPGAAFGMQLGGTWGKLLLSLIRIAAIVLIAWYLHRLVKKAAPTGVLVGGALILAGAIGNMIDSAFYGLIFSESTPYAAATLFPEGGGYAPFLHGKVVDMLYFPIINSTWPDWMPLIGGREFTFFSPVFNIADSYITVAVFYIILFQRKFFLK; encoded by the coding sequence ATGCGCTGCAAACCATCCACGAACACGAAGCTCACCCTGTTCATCGTCCTGCTGCTCGTCATAGACCAGGCGGTCAAATTCACCGTCAAACTGAACATGGAACTCTATCAGAGCATTCCGGTCTTCGGCAACTGGTTCATCATCCACTTCATCGAAAATCCCGGGGCGGCATTCGGCATGCAGCTCGGCGGAACCTGGGGTAAGCTGCTGTTGAGCCTCATACGCATCGCGGCCATCGTGCTCATCGCATGGTATCTGCACCGGCTCGTCAAAAAGGCGGCTCCCACGGGAGTACTCGTCGGCGGGGCCCTGATACTCGCCGGGGCGATAGGCAACATGATAGACAGTGCTTTTTACGGCCTTATCTTCTCCGAATCAACACCTTATGCGGCCGCCACACTTTTTCCGGAAGGAGGGGGATACGCACCGTTCCTGCACGGCAAAGTAGTGGATATGCTCTATTTCCCCATCATCAACTCCACCTGGCCCGACTGGATGCCGCTGATAGGCGGCAGGGAGTTCACCTTTTTCAGTCCCGTATTCAACATAGCCGACAGCTACATCACGGTAGCGGTATTCTATATCATTCTCTTTCAACGCAAATTTTTCCTTAAATAA